A part of Sulfurimonas sp. HSL-1716 genomic DNA contains:
- a CDS encoding protein phosphatase 2C domain-containing protein: protein MPFTNIKSSGFTLVKGKELLGDDFFEVKTLGGLTVAIVCDGVGSAAEGAEAASRVTSYLINNFKMRPKSWSIEKSIITFIKSINSILYKESIVEYERPELVTTLALVVIEGNRLYGANAGDSRIYLYRDGSINKLSQDHVMQEEGYEDVLTKALGIEEEIEPYYFENIIQKGDKILLCSDGLYNIMDKNRLENGIGFGAHGLVKKASKIMRHDLPDDTTAVVLDIVKVDEFEILKQLRLPVLRALKKDQIIDGYVLNKPLAQNERTWICLKKNRRYVIKFPPLEAIDDERILDLYVKEAWNAKRLNSVFFPKAVIPKKRTCRYYIMPLLEGEDLQSHLQHKHISIDDAIELGRALLGMSQYLLRYDLVHGDIKPKNIMVMQNGSGIDFKIIDFGSITEIFSTSSRAGTPSYLSPQRFKNEAISEITEIFAIGVTLYMALTKKYPYGEIEPFSNPSFKEAKKPSVYNKNIPDWLDSVILRAIAIETHRRYQHYSEMMYELQFPQKVKPFFPKDSSIIERSPLLFYRTAFTVMFILNIVLIIYFNIR, encoded by the coding sequence ATGCCCTTTACCAATATAAAAAGTTCCGGATTTACTCTCGTAAAAGGCAAAGAGCTTCTCGGTGATGATTTTTTTGAGGTAAAGACTCTTGGAGGTTTGACCGTCGCCATAGTCTGCGACGGAGTCGGAAGTGCCGCCGAGGGAGCCGAAGCCGCATCGAGGGTAACTTCATATCTTATTAACAACTTCAAGATGCGTCCAAAAAGCTGGAGTATCGAAAAATCGATCATCACTTTTATAAAGTCGATCAATTCCATTTTATATAAAGAGTCGATCGTAGAGTATGAGCGTCCTGAACTCGTTACGACTCTGGCACTGGTCGTCATTGAAGGAAACCGCCTCTACGGTGCAAATGCCGGAGACAGCAGGATCTATCTTTATAGAGACGGCAGTATAAATAAACTCTCCCAAGATCATGTCATGCAAGAAGAAGGATATGAAGATGTCCTTACAAAAGCCCTCGGCATAGAGGAGGAGATAGAACCCTACTATTTCGAGAACATTATTCAAAAAGGCGATAAGATACTGCTGTGCAGCGACGGTCTTTACAATATAATGGATAAAAACCGACTTGAAAACGGCATAGGATTCGGGGCTCACGGACTTGTAAAAAAAGCCAGCAAGATAATGCGCCATGATCTTCCGGACGACACTACCGCCGTTGTCTTGGATATCGTAAAAGTAGATGAGTTCGAAATATTAAAACAGCTGCGCCTGCCGGTTTTAAGAGCATTGAAAAAAGATCAAATAATCGACGGATACGTTTTAAACAAGCCGCTTGCCCAAAACGAAAGGACATGGATATGTTTGAAAAAAAACAGACGCTATGTTATAAAGTTTCCGCCTCTTGAAGCGATCGACGATGAAAGGATATTGGACCTTTACGTAAAAGAGGCATGGAACGCAAAAAGATTAAACTCTGTTTTTTTTCCTAAGGCCGTGATACCCAAGAAGAGGACATGCCGCTACTACATAATGCCGCTGCTAGAGGGTGAAGATCTGCAAAGTCATCTGCAGCATAAACATATAAGCATAGACGACGCCATAGAACTAGGCAGGGCCCTTTTGGGCATGTCCCAGTATCTTTTGCGGTACGATCTGGTTCACGGTGACATCAAACCAAAAAATATAATGGTGATGCAAAACGGCAGCGGCATCGATTTTAAGATCATAGATTTCGGAAGCATCACAGAGATATTTTCTACAAGTTCAAGAGCCGGAACCCCGAGTTATCTTTCTCCTCAGAGATTTAAGAACGAAGCGATCAGCGAGATAACGGAGATATTTGCCATCGGCGTTACGCTTTATATGGCATTGACGAAAAAATATCCTTACGGAGAGATAGAACCTTTTTCAAACCCTTCGTTCAAAGAAGCAAAAAAGCCGAGCGTATACAATAAAAATATTCCCGATTGGCTCGACAGCGTGATACTTCGAGCCATAGCCATAGAGACACACAGGAGGTACCAGCACTATTCTGAGATGATGTATGAACTGCAGTTCCCGCAAAAGGTCAAGCCGTTTTTTCCAAAAGACAGCTCGATCATAGAACGCTCGCCTCTGCTCTTTTACAGAACGGCCTTTACGGTCATGTTTATTTTAAACATCGTGCTGATAATCTACTTTAACATCCGTTAA
- a CDS encoding MFS transporter has translation MAGIRALKGQGHWPTLMAAFLYFDFSFMVWTMLGPLSTEISEALAHAGFIMSAAQKATLLSIPILAGALLRILLGFGVDKFGAKATALVSQAVVISVLFYAYFRGVGITYNELLLVALGLGFAGASFAVALPQAGQWYPPKLQGVVLGIAGAGNIGVVIDFLFAPKIAEIWGWEAVFLVGGFLSTIIFIAYIFMAKDAPAEVYTPRPKQLKDYMKLLKDKDTWWFNLFYAVSFGGFVGFAGYMKVYLMNTYQTDMSAFGLNVLDEGNVKVVAGYFGALCIFAGAVLRPVGGAVADKMGGIKSLYLFFGTVALMAMINAFVTLPFPVAILVLFFIMANLGMANGAVFQLVPQRFGKDIGIMTGIIGAAGGLGGTALIKTFGWSKGAFDGYSAGFMIFAVVVVAALSGISLVKTRWRTTWGVTAGGRI, from the coding sequence ATGGCAGGAATTAGAGCATTAAAAGGACAGGGACACTGGCCGACGCTTATGGCAGCGTTTTTGTATTTTGATTTTAGTTTTATGGTGTGGACTATGTTGGGTCCTCTTTCAACGGAGATCAGCGAAGCGCTTGCGCATGCAGGATTTATCATGAGTGCGGCGCAGAAGGCCACGTTGCTGTCCATTCCTATATTAGCGGGAGCGCTTTTAAGGATACTTCTCGGGTTCGGAGTCGATAAGTTTGGAGCAAAAGCAACCGCTCTTGTCTCTCAGGCGGTTGTAATAAGCGTACTTTTTTATGCGTATTTCAGAGGAGTCGGCATCACATACAACGAATTGCTGCTGGTTGCATTGGGTCTTGGTTTTGCGGGTGCTTCTTTTGCAGTAGCGCTTCCTCAGGCAGGGCAGTGGTATCCTCCAAAGCTTCAAGGGGTCGTACTTGGGATTGCCGGAGCCGGAAATATAGGCGTTGTCATAGATTTCCTCTTTGCGCCTAAGATCGCTGAGATCTGGGGATGGGAAGCAGTATTTTTAGTGGGCGGATTTCTCTCGACCATCATCTTCATAGCTTATATATTTATGGCAAAAGACGCACCCGCAGAGGTATATACGCCGCGCCCTAAACAGCTAAAAGACTATATGAAGCTTTTAAAGGACAAAGATACATGGTGGTTCAACCTTTTTTATGCGGTAAGTTTCGGAGGGTTCGTCGGTTTTGCGGGATACATGAAGGTCTATCTTATGAATACCTATCAGACAGATATGAGCGCATTTGGACTGAATGTTTTGGATGAAGGCAACGTAAAAGTAGTAGCCGGGTATTTCGGAGCTTTATGTATATTTGCCGGTGCGGTACTGCGTCCCGTCGGCGGGGCGGTTGCAGACAAGATGGGCGGGATAAAATCGCTTTATCTGTTTTTTGGAACGGTTGCGCTGATGGCTATGATAAACGCATTTGTCACTCTGCCGTTTCCAGTAGCTATCTTGGTACTGTTTTTTATCATGGCAAATCTGGGAATGGCAAACGGCGCCGTTTTTCAGCTTGTGCCTCAAAGATTCGGAAAAGATATTGGTATAATGACGGGTATAATAGGCGCTGCGGGAGGTCTTGGCGGTACGGCTCTTATCAAGACTTTCGGCTGGAGTAAAGGTGCATTTGACGGTTATTCTGCCGGTTTTATGATCTTTGCAGTCGTCGTCGTAGCGGCATTGAGCGGTATCAGTCTGGTAAAAACCAGATGGAGAACCACATGGGGAGTGACTGCCGGAGGCAGAATATAA
- a CDS encoding ferredoxin--nitrite reductase, translating to MQRLQQAYDAKAGKTNKIENIKTLKDPIDVFNKLQIYAKEGYDFIPEEDKKYFLKCFGLFDKDTLTPKQFMMRVRIPGGHLNSQQAKALGEVARDYGRDYIDITTRAQVELRYLDIQNIPTLFKRLQEVGIDSYQTGVDNFRNIVNDPLDGYAYDNVLPSQDLLKKLQSKFLHDPNWISALPRKFNTAVSGSFSNRCNAFGHDCCFVLAQKDGIYGYNMYLGGKVGQVAKDADIFLSSQEEVLKAYESIIDLFKRFGFRDNRNKNRLHFLIQEVKMEEIASAIRENAGIDFATAGETMTSLDFTDAGHGKVQLRDGSFAVHVVVPSGVFSGTDLLQTASLSEKFGNGELRFSIEQNLYILGVKDTSALLQEDFFQKYKNIDTPYFNNLIACAGTKHCTFGVIENKEDARRMADYLSTSVPLESGRVRMYWSACVKGCGLHGLADIGFEGCKTKVAEVTEDGVHISIGGRLAGEGLEGYTVIKSAPLRYAHFFVESLMLEYKKLRIKNESFEKFNIRVLSQYTSAYIGFMMQLKAYLRHNKIELELDINKITNTGKNEEFELFELGRRLYYQLTKKEAYSSYERFTNANKREKPEDIRKLVLHMDEKFVQMIEKMIGNENRAVVFSELLTFIALED from the coding sequence ATGCAAAGATTACAACAAGCATATGATGCTAAAGCCGGCAAAACGAATAAGATAGAAAATATAAAAACTCTCAAAGACCCGATCGATGTTTTTAACAAACTTCAAATCTATGCAAAAGAGGGATACGATTTTATACCTGAAGAAGACAAAAAATATTTTTTAAAATGTTTCGGTCTTTTTGACAAAGATACTTTGACACCAAAACAGTTCATGATGCGCGTTCGTATACCGGGAGGACATCTTAACTCCCAACAAGCCAAAGCTCTCGGTGAAGTCGCACGTGACTATGGAAGAGATTACATCGATATAACGACAAGGGCGCAGGTAGAGCTTCGCTATCTTGACATACAAAACATTCCGACTCTGTTCAAAAGACTGCAAGAGGTAGGGATAGATTCTTACCAAACGGGTGTGGATAACTTTAGAAACATCGTCAACGACCCGCTGGACGGCTATGCATATGACAACGTACTTCCATCCCAGGATCTCTTAAAAAAACTTCAAAGCAAGTTTTTGCATGATCCAAATTGGATCAGCGCACTGCCGAGAAAGTTCAACACAGCTGTTTCAGGTTCGTTTTCAAACAGATGCAACGCTTTTGGACATGACTGCTGTTTCGTGCTTGCGCAAAAAGACGGGATATACGGTTATAACATGTATCTTGGCGGCAAAGTGGGTCAAGTAGCCAAAGATGCCGATATTTTTTTATCTTCCCAAGAAGAGGTCTTAAAAGCATACGAATCGATCATCGACCTGTTCAAAAGATTCGGGTTTAGAGACAATCGAAACAAGAACAGACTTCATTTTCTTATTCAAGAGGTCAAAATGGAGGAGATTGCAAGCGCCATACGGGAAAATGCCGGTATAGATTTTGCAACTGCGGGAGAGACGATGACGAGCCTTGATTTTACCGATGCGGGGCATGGCAAAGTGCAGCTTAGAGACGGCAGTTTCGCTGTGCATGTAGTAGTTCCATCGGGAGTATTCAGCGGAACCGATCTTTTGCAGACGGCATCTTTGAGCGAAAAATTCGGAAACGGCGAACTTCGGTTCAGCATCGAACAAAATCTCTATATTCTTGGAGTAAAAGACACAAGTGCTCTGCTGCAGGAGGATTTTTTTCAAAAATACAAAAACATCGATACGCCCTACTTCAACAATCTTATCGCATGTGCGGGAACAAAACACTGTACGTTCGGTGTTATCGAAAACAAAGAGGATGCCAGACGTATGGCCGATTATCTAAGCACAAGCGTTCCTCTGGAATCGGGACGGGTACGTATGTACTGGTCAGCATGCGTCAAAGGATGCGGTCTGCATGGACTCGCAGACATAGGTTTTGAAGGATGCAAAACGAAAGTCGCCGAAGTAACTGAGGACGGAGTACACATCAGCATCGGAGGCAGACTTGCCGGCGAAGGTCTTGAAGGATACACCGTCATCAAATCGGCTCCTCTGCGATATGCACATTTTTTTGTAGAGAGTCTGATGCTCGAATATAAAAAACTAAGAATCAAGAACGAAAGTTTTGAAAAGTTCAACATCAGGGTCTTGTCGCAGTACACATCGGCATATATAGGTTTTATGATGCAGTTAAAAGCTTACCTGAGACATAACAAGATAGAGCTTGAACTGGATATAAACAAGATAACAAATACCGGAAAGAACGAAGAGTTCGAACTTTTTGAACTTGGCAGAAGACTCTATTACCAACTGACAAAAAAAGAAGCGTATTCATCGTATGAGAGATTTACAAATGCAAACAAACGAGAAAAGCCGGAAGATATAAGAAAACTTGTTTTACATATGGATGAAAAATTCGTGCAGATGATTGAAAAGATGATAGGCAATGAGAACCGAGCCGTAGTTTTTTCGGAACTTTTAACGTTTATAGCGCTGGAGGATTAA
- a CDS encoding ferritin-like domain-containing protein: MAKRGISILKGIEAQKVTQLLNKAYADEWLAYYQYFTESKVIKGIMKDAAITELTQHAADELRHATMVADRIVQLGGTPLLSPKDWFTHTNCGYDAPTDANVLPILQQAIKGEQCAISIYSELVEITKDKDIVTYDMVSQILADEVEHEEDLQALYDDIHEFIAEVRKNLQ; encoded by the coding sequence ATGGCAAAAAGAGGAATATCGATACTAAAAGGTATTGAAGCACAAAAGGTCACACAGCTTTTAAATAAAGCATATGCCGACGAGTGGCTGGCATATTATCAGTATTTTACGGAAAGCAAAGTCATTAAAGGTATCATGAAAGACGCGGCGATAACGGAGCTGACGCAGCATGCAGCCGATGAACTCCGCCACGCTACGATGGTCGCCGATCGTATCGTACAGCTCGGAGGCACCCCGCTTTTAAGCCCAAAAGACTGGTTTACGCATACGAACTGCGGTTATGACGCACCCACCGATGCAAACGTCCTGCCTATCTTGCAGCAGGCTATTAAGGGTGAACAGTGTGCTATCAGCATCTATTCGGAACTTGTAGAGATCACCAAGGACAAAGACATCGTTACGTACGACATGGTCTCTCAGATATTGGCCGACGAGGTCGAGCATGAAGAGGACTTGCAGGCTCTTTATGACGATATCCATGAATTTATAGCCGAAGTCAGAAAAAACCTTCAGTAA
- a CDS encoding ferritin family protein, whose protein sequence is MRQYETYKCNVCGNEVEVQHVGGGTLTCCNQPMECTTVNLTAVNLMKAFAGESQARNKYEFFGELAREAGWHAIADHFAESAMNEKYHAKAEYEAYNKLMYGIEMHETLKNLEMAMEGEKYEHTQMYPNFADIAESEGHKDIARLLKAIAKVEVEHEREYGELKKILEEEGFFNSDEDEYWVCEVCGHVHRGKKAPKACPLCKVGQEYFRRENLY, encoded by the coding sequence ATGAGGCAGTATGAAACATACAAGTGCAATGTTTGTGGAAACGAAGTAGAGGTACAGCATGTGGGCGGCGGTACGCTGACATGCTGTAATCAGCCGATGGAGTGCACGACTGTAAATTTAACTGCGGTAAACCTGATGAAAGCTTTTGCGGGAGAGAGTCAGGCCCGTAACAAGTATGAGTTTTTCGGAGAGCTCGCACGTGAAGCGGGATGGCACGCGATAGCCGATCATTTTGCCGAATCGGCCATGAATGAAAAGTATCATGCAAAAGCCGAATATGAAGCATACAACAAACTCATGTACGGCATAGAGATGCATGAAACGCTAAAAAATCTCGAAATGGCGATGGAGGGAGAAAAATACGAACATACCCAGATGTATCCGAATTTTGCGGATATTGCGGAAAGCGAAGGACATAAAGATATCGCGCGCCTCTTAAAAGCCATCGCAAAAGTAGAGGTGGAGCATGAACGCGAATACGGCGAACTGAAAAAAATTCTCGAAGAAGAGGGCTTTTTTAACAGTGATGAAGATGAATACTGGGTTTGTGAGGTGTGCGGACATGTCCACAGAGGTAAAAAAGCACCCAAAGCATGTCCTTTATGTAAAGTAGGACAGGAATACTTCAGACGTGAAAATCTATATTAA
- a CDS encoding molybdopterin oxidoreductase family protein translates to MIKSVCGYCGVGCGLEYDEKNLIGDVTYPTNFGKVCSKGVSELVSIQTDTRLLRPVYRESLNQEFTTLKWEDAIKRIADKIRKSSKEKIGFYLSGQLLTEDYYIANKLGKGFIGTPNVDTNSRTCMSSAVVAYKKAIGADFVPLRMDDIFKSDLLILAGANTAEAHVVFHNQIKKAKKEGLKVVVIDPRYTETAKIADLYLPIKAGGDIDFFNLISKRLIDEELYDKEFVENRVNNFEQLKNKFKRVPTTKMIKRTGLPQELFDEFFELYKNSENIITAWTMGLNQSVQGVDKNLALINTHLLTGKIFKEGCGPLSLTGQPNAMGGREVGGLSTMLAVHLGFDKESVKKVSEFWKSNNVASHAGLTATQMLEADLDVLIICHTDPIYHLPNRNKTEKLIQKIPFVVEINAYENSESSKFAHLRLPASPWGEKEGTQTNLDRTITRQERLTRQSIDSKPDWEIFQLLAVELGFKEAFNFKNPKEIFQEYQQMTKLNSYMDIDKADYDEMRNSAFVWGKGIKEFLTPDKKGNLFFVQNKLLSEKSSLEYPFILLTGRTRDQWHSGTKTNLPTTLLKYKELNFCEINPLDAKTLGIKDGDSIKVISKRGELITKALITEAINEKNIFIPISNREVNYLTIDLYDSESLEPDYNHSAVKIVKL, encoded by the coding sequence ATGATTAAGTCTGTGTGCGGGTATTGCGGTGTTGGATGCGGATTGGAATATGACGAGAAAAATTTGATAGGTGATGTCACATATCCGACGAATTTCGGCAAGGTCTGTTCCAAAGGGGTGTCGGAACTAGTCAGCATCCAAACCGATACGAGACTTTTAAGACCTGTATATAGAGAATCGCTCAATCAAGAGTTTACGACGCTAAAATGGGAAGATGCGATAAAACGCATAGCCGACAAGATACGAAAGAGTTCCAAAGAGAAGATAGGATTTTATCTCTCCGGTCAGCTGTTAACGGAAGACTATTACATCGCCAACAAGCTCGGCAAAGGCTTCATAGGTACACCCAACGTCGATACGAACAGCCGTACCTGCATGTCCAGCGCCGTCGTCGCTTATAAAAAAGCGATAGGAGCCGATTTCGTTCCTCTTAGAATGGACGATATCTTCAAATCAGATCTGCTCATTCTTGCCGGAGCGAATACGGCCGAGGCGCATGTCGTGTTTCACAACCAGATAAAAAAAGCGAAAAAAGAGGGGCTTAAAGTCGTCGTCATCGATCCAAGATACACCGAGACCGCAAAGATCGCAGATCTCTATCTGCCCATAAAAGCCGGAGGCGATATAGATTTTTTCAATCTCATCTCCAAACGCCTTATCGATGAAGAGCTCTATGACAAAGAGTTCGTAGAGAACCGTGTCAACAATTTCGAGCAGCTGAAAAACAAGTTCAAAAGAGTTCCGACGACAAAGATGATAAAAAGAACCGGGTTGCCGCAGGAGCTTTTTGACGAATTTTTCGAGCTTTATAAAAACAGTGAAAACATCATTACGGCTTGGACGATGGGACTCAACCAGTCGGTCCAGGGCGTGGATAAGAACCTTGCACTGATAAACACCCATCTCTTGACGGGTAAGATATTTAAAGAAGGCTGCGGGCCCTTGAGCCTTACAGGGCAGCCAAACGCAATGGGCGGAAGGGAAGTAGGAGGACTTTCAACGATGCTTGCTGTTCATCTTGGATTTGATAAAGAGAGCGTAAAAAAGGTTTCAGAGTTTTGGAAAAGCAATAATGTCGCCTCACATGCGGGACTTACGGCGACACAGATGCTCGAAGCGGATCTTGACGTGCTTATCATCTGTCATACCGATCCAATCTACCATCTTCCAAACCGAAACAAGACGGAGAAGCTTATCCAAAAGATCCCTTTTGTCGTGGAGATAAACGCCTATGAAAACTCCGAATCTTCAAAGTTTGCCCACCTAAGGCTTCCCGCTTCTCCATGGGGAGAAAAAGAGGGGACGCAGACAAATCTGGACAGGACCATAACCAGACAGGAGCGACTTACCCGCCAGTCGATCGATTCTAAACCGGATTGGGAGATATTTCAGCTTTTAGCTGTGGAGCTAGGGTTTAAAGAAGCCTTTAATTTTAAAAATCCAAAAGAGATATTTCAAGAATACCAGCAGATGACCAAGCTAAACAGCTATATGGATATCGACAAGGCCGATTATGATGAGATGCGCAACAGCGCGTTCGTCTGGGGAAAGGGTATTAAAGAGTTCCTCACACCGGATAAAAAAGGAAACCTTTTTTTCGTGCAAAACAAACTCTTAAGCGAAAAGAGCTCGCTCGAGTATCCTTTTATCCTTTTAACGGGACGTACCCGCGACCAATGGCACAGCGGTACGAAAACAAATCTCCCTACCACTCTGCTCAAATACAAAGAACTCAACTTCTGCGAGATCAATCCCCTTGACGCAAAAACACTCGGGATAAAAGACGGAGACAGCATAAAAGTGATCTCAAAAAGAGGCGAGCTTATTACAAAAGCTCTTATAACCGAAGCAATAAATGAAAAAAATATTTTCATTCCCATCAGCAACAGGGAAGTGAACTATCTGACCATCGATCTGTACGACAGTGAATCGCTTGAGCCGGATTATAATCACAGCGCGGTAAAAATAGTAAAGCTTTAA
- the dusB gene encoding tRNA dihydrouridine synthase DusB, whose product MQNKLSFDLPIYVLAPLAGYTDLPFRNVVKKFGADLTVSEMISSNALAHGSKKTLQMLEKNQNEDPYSVQIAGSQTDIVKQAVEVLNEQEGIDIIDLNCGCPVPKVVGHGSGSSLLLNLPLMGDIIKTIKDTSNKSMTSVKIRLGYEKKNHIDIAKVVEDSGADFLAVHGRTRAGKFKAAVDYDAIKEIKEAVKIPVIANGDIDSYEKAQWVLQHTGADGVMIGRGAVGAPWIFHQLKSGSADIDRLLKHEIIMEHFDKMIEFYGAHGVSMFRKHTHTYSKGYQGASALRDLVNRISDIDEYRDVIDKFFLENEIVAR is encoded by the coding sequence ATGCAAAATAAATTATCTTTTGATCTCCCTATATATGTACTTGCTCCGCTTGCCGGATATACCGACCTTCCATTTAGAAATGTGGTTAAAAAGTTCGGTGCGGATTTGACGGTAAGCGAGATGATTAGTTCCAATGCTCTTGCGCACGGATCGAAGAAGACTTTGCAAATGCTTGAGAAAAACCAGAATGAAGACCCTTATTCCGTTCAGATAGCAGGATCGCAGACGGATATCGTCAAACAGGCAGTCGAAGTCTTGAACGAGCAAGAAGGTATAGATATCATCGATCTTAACTGCGGCTGTCCCGTTCCAAAAGTCGTAGGGCATGGAAGCGGCAGCTCGCTTCTTTTGAACCTACCGCTTATGGGCGATATCATCAAGACAATCAAAGATACTTCCAACAAATCGATGACAAGCGTGAAGATCCGTCTCGGTTATGAGAAAAAGAACCATATCGATATAGCAAAGGTCGTAGAAGACAGCGGAGCCGATTTTCTCGCGGTTCATGGACGTACCCGTGCGGGCAAGTTCAAAGCTGCGGTCGATTATGATGCCATTAAAGAGATAAAAGAGGCAGTGAAGATCCCGGTAATCGCAAACGGCGATATCGATTCTTACGAAAAAGCTCAGTGGGTGCTGCAGCATACGGGAGCCGACGGGGTGATGATAGGACGCGGTGCGGTCGGTGCTCCGTGGATATTTCATCAGCTCAAATCCGGTTCGGCGGATATCGACAGACTTTTAAAGCATGAGATAATCATGGAACATTTTGACAAGATGATAGAGTTTTACGGCGCACATGGCGTCAGTATGTTCAGAAAACATACGCATACCTACTCTAAAGGGTATCAGGGTGCGTCCGCTCTACGCGATCTGGTAAACAGGATTAGCGATATAGACGAATACAGAGATGTGATAGATAAGTTCTTTTTGGAGAATGAGATCGTTGCAAGATAA
- the dksA gene encoding RNA polymerase-binding protein DksA, whose protein sequence is MRQSELDFFKKMLETRRAQIVKNILGVEEEMGMLRQEELHDDADYAVMNNNNLVESAIGEQQNKELREIEISLHKIFTQSYGRCEMCEELINIHRLKVKPHAKYCIDCREIAEKKDTK, encoded by the coding sequence GTGAGACAGAGTGAGCTTGATTTTTTCAAAAAAATGTTAGAAACACGTAGGGCACAGATAGTGAAAAATATCCTTGGTGTTGAAGAAGAGATGGGTATGTTACGTCAAGAAGAGTTACACGATGATGCGGATTACGCCGTTATGAATAATAACAATCTGGTTGAATCGGCGATAGGCGAACAACAAAACAAAGAGCTGCGAGAGATAGAGATATCCTTACATAAGATATTTACACAGTCTTACGGAAGATGTGAGATGTGTGAGGAGCTTATTAATATTCATCGTCTGAAAGTTAAGCCGCATGCAAAATATTGTATAGACTGCCGTGAGATCGCGGAGAAAAAAGACACAAAATAA
- a CDS encoding 23S rRNA (pseudouridine(1915)-N(3))-methyltransferase RlmH translates to MNIDIISIAKKERSTYDPLYKELEKMISRFAKINDIELFSKEITKAHNIGVEASKAAYTKAFEAYDNKGYVVSLHPDGKLIDSFEFSKLIDGKMSIQFYIGGAYGLEDKFLQKSDKVISLGKITMSHKIAKAVLLEQIYRGFSILSNHPYHK, encoded by the coding sequence ATGAATATTGACATCATATCGATCGCAAAAAAAGAGCGTTCGACTTATGACCCTTTGTACAAAGAATTAGAAAAAATGATATCTCGATTTGCAAAAATCAATGATATTGAACTATTTTCCAAAGAAATTACTAAAGCTCACAACATTGGTGTAGAGGCTTCAAAAGCTGCATATACAAAGGCTTTTGAAGCATATGATAACAAAGGATATGTAGTTTCGTTACATCCTGATGGAAAATTAATCGATAGTTTTGAATTTAGTAAGCTTATAGATGGTAAAATGTCCATTCAATTTTATATTGGTGGAGCTTATGGCCTTGAGGATAAATTTTTACAAAAATCCGACAAGGTTATAAGTCTTGGGAAGATAACAATGAGCCATAAGATAGCAAAAGCAGTCTTGCTTGAGCAGATATATCGGGGGTTTTCAATTTTATCGAACCATCCATACCATAAATAG
- a CDS encoding thiamine phosphate synthase has protein sequence MKLYALCDQDLLDKNDLCLEDFVAIAKKHDAEVIQYRNKSADISFIKQQLIELRRLFEGFLIINDTFELSPFCDGVHIGQEDLQKIDPDEKKAIKILREVLGKDKLIGLSTHNKDEIIKANELDINYVGLGAYRATSTKEVDNILADRLDEIASFSIHPVAAIGGVRLDDRFENVTYHVIGSGLL, from the coding sequence ATGAAACTCTACGCACTTTGCGACCAAGACCTGCTGGATAAAAACGATCTTTGTCTGGAGGATTTTGTTGCAATAGCCAAAAAGCATGATGCCGAGGTGATACAATACCGCAACAAGAGTGCGGACATCTCTTTTATTAAACAGCAGCTCATCGAACTAAGAAGGCTTTTTGAAGGCTTTTTGATAATCAACGACACTTTTGAACTCAGCCCTTTTTGCGACGGTGTACATATCGGTCAGGAAGATCTTCAAAAGATCGATCCCGACGAAAAAAAAGCCATAAAAATACTCAGAGAAGTTTTGGGAAAAGACAAGCTGATCGGTCTCTCCACACATAATAAAGACGAGATCATAAAAGCCAATGAACTGGATATAAACTATGTAGGTCTTGGCGCCTATAGAGCGACGTCCACCAAAGAAGTGGACAATATACTCGCAGACAGACTGGATGAAATAGCTTCTTTCTCGATTCACCCCGTAGCCGCAATCGGCGGCGTAAGACTTGATGACAGGTTTGAGAACGTGACATACCATGTGATCGGAAGCGGGCTTTTATGA